A single genomic interval of Halostella salina harbors:
- a CDS encoding TMEM165/GDT1 family protein, whose amino-acid sequence MTGWWELAVIAFVAQLTVLPGEKVQFIIAGLSTRYNPLVVVGAAGTAFAGWTAVEILFGRAVRTVLPGVYLDVIAASLFLLFAYLLYRSAPDPGEGFPEAQTDGGVAGFSGDTPTVLGREVPQAFGGFLPIFSMMAVGEFGDKTQIITITLAIEYGASSAIWVGEMLAIIPVSLANAYLFHRFSHKFNLRKAHYAAAGLFAFFGLDGFLAVTTDFSIWETVVETVSTALVGLV is encoded by the coding sequence GCGAGAAGGTCCAGTTCATCATCGCCGGGCTGTCGACGCGGTACAACCCGCTCGTCGTCGTCGGGGCCGCCGGGACGGCGTTCGCCGGGTGGACGGCCGTCGAGATACTCTTCGGCCGCGCCGTCAGGACGGTCCTCCCGGGCGTCTACCTCGACGTCATCGCCGCCTCGCTGTTCCTCCTGTTCGCGTACCTGCTGTACCGTTCGGCCCCGGACCCCGGCGAGGGGTTCCCGGAGGCCCAGACCGACGGCGGCGTGGCCGGGTTCTCCGGTGACACACCGACCGTCCTGGGCCGCGAGGTGCCCCAGGCGTTCGGCGGGTTCCTCCCCATCTTCTCGATGATGGCCGTCGGCGAGTTCGGCGACAAGACCCAGATCATCACGATCACCCTCGCGATCGAGTACGGCGCGAGTTCGGCCATCTGGGTCGGCGAGATGCTCGCGATCATCCCCGTCAGCCTCGCGAACGCGTACCTGTTCCACCGGTTCTCGCACAAGTTCAACCTCCGGAAGGCACACTACGCCGCGGCGGGCCTGTTCGCCTTCTTCGGGCTGGACGGCTTCCTCGCGGTGACGACGGACTTCTCCATCTGGGAGACGGTGGTCGAGACCGTCTCGACGGCGCTGGTCGGCCTCGTCTGA
- a CDS encoding LysE family translocator, whose protein sequence is MTNLVVTALAGIVFGLALAAPPGPMNAIIAEESVLRGWGAGFKAGLGAMTADAVFFVLALFGAVTVVDRLPTLRAAMVGVGGVLMLYFAYGAFTDATDGFVGDAELDDDRGFRKAFVLALTNPYQVVFWLTLGVGMLEPGTLDVFEPMPYLGPALAGTFVVATGTPTLLVGFFAGILVWIVGFPATLVRVGRRIDAFAPAVAYASAGVLAAFGVVFLSDAVETLL, encoded by the coding sequence GTGACGAACCTCGTCGTGACGGCGCTGGCCGGGATCGTCTTCGGCCTCGCGCTCGCAGCCCCGCCCGGTCCGATGAACGCGATCATCGCCGAGGAGAGCGTGCTCCGCGGCTGGGGAGCCGGGTTCAAGGCGGGGCTGGGCGCGATGACCGCCGACGCCGTCTTCTTCGTGCTCGCGCTGTTCGGCGCGGTCACGGTCGTCGACCGTCTCCCGACGCTCCGGGCCGCGATGGTCGGGGTCGGCGGCGTGTTGATGCTGTACTTCGCCTACGGAGCCTTCACCGACGCGACCGACGGCTTCGTCGGCGACGCCGAGCTAGACGACGACCGCGGCTTCCGGAAGGCGTTCGTCCTCGCCCTGACGAACCCCTATCAGGTCGTCTTCTGGCTGACGCTCGGCGTCGGCATGCTCGAACCGGGCACGCTCGACGTGTTCGAACCGATGCCGTACCTCGGCCCGGCGCTCGCCGGCACGTTCGTCGTGGCGACGGGCACGCCGACGCTGCTGGTCGGCTTCTTCGCCGGCATCCTCGTCTGGATCGTCGGCTTCCCGGCGACGCTGGTGCGTGTCGGCCGGCGGATCGACGCGTTCGCGCCCGCCGTGGCGTACGCAAGCGCCGGGGTGCTGGCCGCGTTCGGCGTCGTCTTCCTCTCCGACGCCGTCGAGACGCTGCTCTAG
- a CDS encoding HD domain-containing protein, with the protein MGVEIKESRVTDEEFEEMAAFVFEYLAASVENEDEGGRMRWYPWHSADYRHNHILNVVDLAEEIAEREGADVDVTRVAALFHDIAKLDAEQDVHAEEGARVAREYLQTRGDYPDSFVDAVCSSVAEHSYQGDLTDLPLETQCLIEADLLDKVGANGTALMLLRMGYEARTHMDAAEMVERVLERGRDATDRVQSDTAESIAHRRLKRVKWFREWLTEEVAEIDEFDG; encoded by the coding sequence GTGGGGGTTGAGATAAAGGAGTCCCGCGTCACCGACGAGGAGTTCGAGGAGATGGCGGCCTTTGTCTTCGAGTATCTCGCGGCCAGCGTCGAGAACGAGGACGAGGGCGGCCGGATGCGGTGGTACCCGTGGCACTCCGCGGACTACCGCCACAACCACATCCTGAACGTCGTCGACCTCGCCGAGGAGATCGCCGAGCGCGAGGGCGCGGACGTCGACGTGACCCGGGTCGCAGCGCTGTTTCACGACATCGCCAAACTCGACGCCGAGCAGGACGTCCACGCCGAGGAGGGCGCTCGCGTCGCCCGCGAGTACCTGCAGACCCGGGGCGACTACCCCGACTCCTTCGTCGACGCGGTGTGTAGCTCCGTGGCCGAACACTCGTATCAGGGCGACCTGACCGACCTGCCGCTGGAGACGCAGTGTCTCATCGAGGCCGACCTGCTGGACAAAGTCGGCGCGAACGGGACGGCGCTGATGCTGCTCCGGATGGGGTACGAGGCCCGCACCCACATGGACGCCGCCGAGATGGTCGAGCGCGTCCTCGAACGGGGCCGCGACGCGACCGACCGCGTGCAGTCCGACACCGCCGAGAGCATCGCGCATCGCCGGCTGAAGCGGGTGAAGTGGTTCCGCGAGTGGCTCACCGAGGAGGTCGCGGAGATAGACGAGTTCGACGGCTAG